A single Biomphalaria glabrata chromosome 2, xgBioGlab47.1, whole genome shotgun sequence DNA region contains:
- the LOC129924431 gene encoding dermatopontin-like, translating into MTLISCIIVAFSGLLVTEADYVNNYDQPFDFQCPAAQILSYISSVHHNGAEDRRWEFLCRTVGKTDTCNWSDHVNAFEEMVAFSCPDETVMTGVSSYHDNRPEDRRFKFQCCRVVEKQTSGCFMTNFVNDYDEKLTLDVPEGHAVKGAFSCYHNGAHDRRWKFEICKL; encoded by the exons ATGACTCTGATATCGTGCATTATAGTAGCATTTAGTGGGCTTTTGGTTACAGAGGCAGACTACGTCAACAATTACGACCAGCCTTTTGATTTCCAATGTCCTGCTGCTCAAATCCTCAGCTACATATCAAGTGTCCATCACAACGGAGCCGAAGACAGACGATGGGAGTTTCTCTGCCGGACCGTTGGCAAGACGGACACTTGTAACTGGTCAG ATCACGTCAACGCTTTTGAAGAAATGGTTGCCTTTTCCTGTCCTGATGAGACCGTCATGACCGGAGTATCTAGTTACCATGACAACCGCCCGGAAGACAGACGGTTCAAATTTCAATGTTGCAGGGTGGTGGAGAAACAAACCAGCGGCTGCTTCATGACCAACTTCGTCAACGACTATGACGAGAAACTTACCCTCGATGTCCCTGAAGGCCACGCTGTGAAAGGTGCATTTAGTTGTTATCACAATGGCGCGCATGACAGAAGATGGAAATTTGAAATCTGTAAACTGTAG
- the LOC106079061 gene encoding uncharacterized protein LOC106079061 encodes MEEKYQSDLIIDEIIVSHTLVTAGRMQSSLFLHRIILCTITGSFGLVSNIINICVFARQGLNSSINISFFALAITDVFRIVAVNWMNLCSSHIIQSLDVSFVLVELSYRTASWSIRCANRITMFTAVFITAERCLCIMVPLKVRKIVPPFKSVAVLITIDVFNVFGFVHECMSGNYSWTFAATQNKTLIALKVRSNSAENEGMAFTLHAVLMSAGLLCVVVFTAVLVVKLNQKTQWRLESTSDDRQRETFKTKDRKTVKMVILVAAVMVVCYTPAVMLSVVSASCPEFNVTGPLASLFHGVWTVVFVLGTVNASVNIFIYYSMSTKYKEDLKQLLRVTTFI; translated from the coding sequence ATGGAAGAGAAATATCAGAGTGATCTTATCATTGACGAAATCATTGTTTCACACACTCTGGTGACAGCCGGTCGAATGCAAAGTAGTCTTTTCCTACACAGAATAATCCTGTGTACTATCACAGGCAGTTTTGGTCTGGTGTCTAATATCATCAACATCTGTGTCTTTGCCAGGCAAGGGTTAAACTCATCGATTAATATCAGCTTCTTCGCTTTGGCCATTACGGATGTTTTCCGAATCGTGGCGGTGAATTGGATGAATCTATGTTCATCCCACATAATCCAGTCGCTAGATGTGTCATTTGTATTGGTGGAGCTATCGTATCGTACAGCAAGTTGGTCCATACGATGCGCCAATAGAATCACCATGTTTACCGCAGTGTTTATCACCGCCGAGCGATGCCTCTGCATTATGGTCCCTCTGAAAGTCAGGAAAATTGTCCCCCCTTTTAAAAGTGTTGCGGTCTTAATCACCATAGACGTTTTTAATGTGTTCGGATTTGTTCATGAATGTATGTCGGGTAACTACAGCTGGACATTTGCTGCAACCCAAAACAAGACGTTAATAGCGTTGAAGGTTAGAAGTAACAGCGCTGAGAATGAAGGAATGGCTTTCACCCTTCACGCTGTTCTAATGAGTGCCGGTCTCTTGTGTGTTGTCGTCTTCACTGCTGTACTTGTGGTGAAGCTGAATCAAAAGACACAATGGCGGTTGGAAAGCACGAGCGACGACAGACAGCGCGAGACGTTCAAGACTAAAGATCGTAAGACTGTCAAAATGGTGATCCTTGTGGCTGCCGTCATGGTCGTTTGTTACACTCCGGCTGTCATGCTGTCCGTCGTCTCGGCTTCATGCCCAGAGTTCAACGTTACTGGCCCACTAGCTTCACTGTTTCATGGCGTCTGGACTGTGGTCTTTGTGCTGGGTACAGTCAACGCCAGCGTCAACATATTTATCTACTACAGTATGAGCACCAAATATAAAGAAGATTTAAAACAGTTGCTGCGAGTAACGacctttatataa
- the LOC106063057 gene encoding uncharacterized protein LOC106063057 — MAANLTNEISVQSVISDVQRGTWTPLVSDVVVSVFLLVNHVVLSSFLCVTGTVANVINLCVFLKQRLDTSMNISLFAMSVADLVGLVTLLWLNICSNPFINNLDPNIVFTEVSYLTAGWPHGCASRITSWMTVYITAERCLSIAIPLKIKEVITPSRTAGVIFGIYLANILSLVPEYSTAYFDWTHNLAKNKTTFGLAFRSNRPQTKGLTFLFHGSFTLISFFSVILFTSALILELKRTSQWRRQTTSSERQTAAMSKRDRKTMVMIVLVALSLIVCFIPTVVLSIVTISVTEFSLVGKEVNLFNTCWSFGFLLHSVNSNVHFILYYKMSSKYRLNFNELFGRKVKGKGDNQNESDTHE; from the coding sequence ATGGCTGCCAACTTGACCAATGAAATCAGCGTACAATCAGTCATTTCTGATGTCCAGCGTGGCACCTGGACACCACTGGTCAGCGATGTTGTGGTCAGCGTCTTTCTGCTAGTCAATCATGTCGTTTTAAGCTCCTTCCTGTGCGTCACAGGAACCGTGGCCAACGTCATCAATTTATGCGTGTTTTTAAAGCAAAGGCTTGACACTTCGATGAACATTAGCCTGTTTGCTATGTCCGTCGCTGACCTGGTCGGCCTGGTCACTCTACTGTGGTTGAACATTTGCAGTAACCCGTTCATCAACAATCTTGATCCAAATATTGTCTTCACCGAAGTGTCCTACTTGACAGCTGGCTGGCCTCACGGCTGCGCCTCTCGTATAACTAGCTGGATGACCGTGTACATCACGGCTGAGAGATGTCTGTCCATCGCCATTCCCTTAAAGATCAAAGAAGTCATCACGCCTTCAAGAACCGCCGGGGTTATATTTGGCATCTACTTGGCGAATATTCTCTCCCTTGTTCCCGAATACTCAACGGCTTACTTCGACTGGACGCACAACCTGGCCAAAAATAAAACCACGTTTGGTCTGGCTTTTCGAAGCAACCGGCCACAGACGAAAGGGCTGACGTTTCTCTTCCACGGCTCGTTCACCCTCATTTCCTTTTTCTCCGTCATCCTCTTTACGTCTGCTCTAATCTTGGAGCTGAAGCGCACATCGCAATGGAGGCGGCAGACGACGTCGAGCGAGCGGCAGACAGCAGCCATGTCAAAGCGAGACCGGAAAACCATGGTGATGATAGTGCTGGTGGCGCTGTCGCTCATCGTCTGCTTCATCCCGACGGTGGTGCTGTCCATTGTGACGATTAGCGTGACCGAGTTCAGTCTGGTGGGCAAGGAGGTCAACCTCTTCAATACCTGTTGGTCATTTGGATTTCTGCTGCACTCGGTCAACTCCAACGTGCATTTTATCCTTTACTACAAGATGAGTTCTAAATATAGGCTCAATTTTAATGAACTGTTTGGAAGAAAAGTGAAAGGCAAGGGAGATAATCAGAATGAGAGCGACACTCACGAATAA